One window of the Streptomyces sp. ITFR-21 genome contains the following:
- a CDS encoding DUF6881 domain-containing protein encodes MTETTENDRVPFLPEVNPQFPLLYVVIAAHLGIYRFKERDRAENLRRVKKVFQTYGDLGIPLLTKNGGEPFTAEDITDEMIARHDGLVTGEQEWDVETFEDHLLNIVSNHTGVPRISYLRIIRQGPINLGRPSEIHQEVNDRHRSEVRRVEVYADGRHLWRQDGEFGEGTAEEEFTESETVWPLSVLNQRDGQSAETTTADEFERLWERATSEECGWPQKFKAEPVVTDLEDAEVVTCSRTKEEGSAFCAEHGEMARRVFPALFPTA; translated from the coding sequence ATGACCGAGACCACCGAAAACGACCGCGTTCCGTTCCTGCCGGAAGTCAATCCGCAGTTCCCGTTGCTGTACGTCGTCATCGCGGCGCACCTGGGGATCTACCGGTTCAAGGAGAGGGACCGTGCCGAGAACCTGCGCCGGGTGAAGAAGGTTTTCCAGACGTACGGCGACCTCGGCATCCCGCTGCTGACCAAGAACGGCGGCGAACCCTTCACGGCCGAGGACATCACGGACGAGATGATCGCCCGGCATGACGGACTGGTCACCGGCGAGCAGGAGTGGGATGTCGAGACGTTCGAAGACCACCTGCTGAACATCGTCTCCAACCACACCGGCGTGCCGCGCATCAGTTACCTGCGGATCATCCGGCAGGGTCCGATCAATCTCGGCCGGCCGAGCGAGATCCACCAGGAGGTCAACGACCGCCACAGGTCCGAGGTGCGCCGCGTCGAGGTCTACGCCGACGGGCGGCATCTGTGGCGCCAGGACGGCGAGTTCGGGGAGGGCACGGCCGAGGAGGAGTTCACGGAATCCGAGACCGTCTGGCCGCTGTCCGTCCTCAACCAGCGTGACGGCCAGAGCGCGGAGACGACCACGGCCGATGAGTTCGAACGGCTGTGGGAACGGGCCACCAGCGAGGAGTGCGGCTGGCCGCAGAAGTTCAAGGCCGAGCCCGTAGTGACCGACCTGGAGGACGCGGAGGTCGTCACCTGCTCCCGCACGAAGGAAGAGGGTTCGGCGTTCTGTGCGGAGCACGGGGAGATGGCCCGGCGCGTCTTCCCGGCGCTCTTCCCCACTGCCTGA
- a CDS encoding histone-like nucleoid-structuring protein Lsr2, with translation MAQKVRVRLVDDLDGSEAHETVTFALDGKPREIELSHENAARFRRLLDPFMEASRPAKSTNLAAKGTPPVTQAALREEGIRIREWADRHHLPINPLGRIPQKTRKAWEQHVKHGDRSLLDSLLERAGIDPNAASTTEPRKVVSIRQGTATTEDHLERQARAVGKLSEPQCKRLRETCAGDGTATAADPTDRSSYEALRRRGCMDLTAEGTYVVTDVGRTWLRLNKEPLSA, from the coding sequence ATGGCGCAGAAGGTCCGGGTCCGACTCGTCGACGATCTGGATGGGAGCGAAGCCCACGAGACGGTGACCTTCGCGCTCGACGGCAAGCCGAGGGAAATCGAACTCTCTCACGAAAACGCAGCCAGGTTTCGTCGCCTCCTCGACCCATTCATGGAGGCAAGCCGTCCCGCCAAGTCCACGAACCTCGCAGCCAAGGGAACGCCTCCAGTCACCCAGGCCGCGCTCCGCGAGGAGGGCATCCGCATCCGAGAATGGGCAGATCGGCACCACCTACCCATCAACCCTCTCGGACGCATCCCTCAAAAGACCCGCAAAGCCTGGGAGCAGCACGTCAAGCACGGCGACCGGAGTCTGCTCGACTCGCTGCTTGAACGGGCCGGCATCGACCCAAACGCTGCCTCTACGACCGAACCACGCAAAGTCGTCAGCATCCGGCAAGGCACAGCCACAACCGAAGACCACCTCGAACGCCAAGCCCGCGCCGTCGGCAAACTGTCGGAACCCCAGTGCAAGCGCCTGCGAGAGACCTGCGCCGGGGACGGAACAGCAACTGCCGCCGACCCCACAGACCGGAGCAGCTACGAAGCACTCCGCCGCCGTGGCTGCATGGATCTAACGGCCGAAGGCACCTACGTCGTCACAGACGTGGGACGAACCTGGCTCCGCCTCAACAAAGAGCCTCTATCAGCCTGA
- a CDS encoding histone-like nucleoid-structuring protein Lsr2 — protein sequence MKKTVITLVDDLDPTGQTEAVETVQFALDGVTYEIDLSADNAHVLRARLKEFRQAARVTAKTRTTRPRPMETDAGPGATLSRHQNGVDPAEARAWAISHGLIPENQRGVLAKKYKDAYSAFQRGDGGPLNELLRIPHQSEEGDKDWDPDGDTPVKQLDHSKAVNAATRSETKAAETAGETDAAEAEARRHYRPITPSARMADPKKWQRRTGYGNTRTDKIAEWTLTERIAALSDQNLGILGQLAGVLPLARGNKVSYLKTSDTRLENMEFIEQDPNSPHGWTITPFGRHAYAVRTSKAA from the coding sequence ATGAAGAAGACCGTCATCACCCTCGTCGACGACCTCGACCCCACCGGCCAGACCGAAGCCGTCGAGACCGTGCAATTCGCCCTGGACGGAGTCACCTACGAGATCGACCTCAGCGCCGACAACGCCCACGTGCTCCGCGCCCGACTCAAGGAGTTCCGCCAAGCCGCCCGCGTCACGGCCAAGACGCGGACCACCAGGCCCCGCCCCATGGAAACCGACGCCGGCCCCGGGGCCACCCTCAGCCGCCACCAGAACGGTGTCGACCCCGCCGAGGCACGAGCCTGGGCCATCTCGCACGGCCTCATTCCCGAGAACCAGCGCGGAGTACTGGCCAAGAAATACAAGGACGCCTACAGCGCCTTCCAGCGCGGTGACGGCGGCCCGCTCAACGAACTCCTCCGCATCCCGCACCAGAGCGAAGAGGGCGACAAGGACTGGGACCCGGACGGCGACACGCCCGTCAAGCAGCTCGACCACTCCAAGGCCGTGAACGCCGCCACGCGCTCCGAGACCAAGGCCGCCGAGACGGCCGGAGAGACCGACGCCGCCGAGGCCGAAGCCCGCAGGCACTACCGGCCGATCACCCCCAGCGCCCGCATGGCCGACCCGAAGAAGTGGCAGCGCCGCACCGGGTACGGCAACACCCGTACCGACAAGATCGCCGAGTGGACGCTGACGGAACGCATCGCGGCCCTCAGCGACCAGAACCTCGGAATTCTCGGCCAGCTCGCTGGCGTGCTGCCCCTGGCCCGAGGGAACAAGGTCAGCTACCTCAAGACCAGCGACACCCGCCTGGAGAACATGGAGTTCATCGAGCAGGACCCCAACAGCCCGCACGGCTGGACCATCACGCCCTTCGGCCGCCACGCCTACGCGGTGCGGACCAGCAAGGCCGCATGA
- a CDS encoding YkgJ family cysteine cluster protein, whose protein sequence is MDGEELLGAVLRLANTPVRKPNLAALERVYAELPALQCQGKCWSACGGKLPASPVEMERARKAGYDLAGRNLQPTLATVCAALDLTTHRCRVYQGRPMICRLWGVFAALACPWGCEPEGGHLDDLEAMRRLNLALWHGGAPEALEPEVFEAAVGDSRVVSALLENVRRHRPVREDAVIIPATLGSGRRTS, encoded by the coding sequence ATGGACGGTGAGGAACTGTTGGGTGCGGTGCTCCGGCTGGCGAATACCCCGGTCAGGAAGCCCAATCTGGCGGCCCTGGAGAGGGTGTACGCCGAACTTCCCGCGCTGCAATGCCAGGGAAAATGCTGGTCTGCTTGCGGTGGCAAACTTCCTGCGAGCCCGGTCGAAATGGAGCGGGCCCGGAAGGCTGGCTACGACTTGGCCGGCCGAAATCTCCAGCCGACGCTGGCGACGGTCTGTGCCGCTCTGGACCTGACGACGCACCGCTGCCGCGTATATCAGGGGCGGCCGATGATCTGCCGTCTTTGGGGTGTCTTCGCGGCCTTGGCTTGCCCATGGGGGTGCGAGCCCGAGGGCGGACACCTCGATGACCTTGAGGCAATGCGGCGGTTGAACCTGGCGCTGTGGCACGGAGGGGCTCCGGAAGCATTGGAGCCGGAGGTGTTCGAGGCTGCTGTGGGCGATTCGCGGGTGGTGAGTGCACTCCTGGAGAACGTCCGTCGGCACCGTCCGGTTCGTGAGGATGCAGTGATTATTCCCGCGACGCTGGGATCAGGGCGTCGTACCAGTTAG